One Leisingera sp. M658 genomic window carries:
- a CDS encoding class I SAM-dependent methyltransferase, whose translation MTADARFWNKVAPKYAKSAIRDEDAYRYALERTRSYLKPEDSVLELGCGTGSTAIELARNVSKITATDLSEAMLEVGRERAWDAGASNVEFQCSSAGEAPEGPFDAVLAHNLLHLLPDLEAVLNGVAARLAPGGLFISKTPCLGEMRGSWKYRMFQVAIPLMRLVGYAPSYVDFIDIRTLEAAVQRAGFDIIETGNYPADTPGRYLVARRR comes from the coding sequence ATGACAGCCGACGCCCGATTTTGGAACAAGGTCGCCCCGAAATACGCCAAATCAGCGATCCGCGACGAAGATGCTTACCGCTATGCGCTGGAACGGACCCGGTCTTATTTGAAACCGGAGGACAGCGTGCTTGAACTGGGCTGCGGCACCGGTTCCACCGCGATTGAGCTGGCGCGCAACGTCTCCAAAATCACTGCAACCGATCTGTCGGAAGCAATGCTGGAGGTGGGCCGCGAGCGCGCGTGGGACGCTGGCGCCAGCAATGTGGAGTTTCAATGCAGCAGCGCTGGCGAGGCGCCGGAGGGCCCGTTTGATGCGGTGCTGGCGCATAACCTGCTGCATCTGCTGCCGGATCTGGAGGCTGTTCTGAATGGTGTGGCAGCGCGGTTGGCACCCGGCGGGCTGTTCATCTCCAAAACCCCCTGCCTGGGAGAGATGCGGGGCAGCTGGAAGTACCGGATGTTTCAGGTGGCGATTCCGCTGATGCGGCTTGTGGGTTATGCGCCCAGCTATGTGGATTTCATCGACATCCGCACCCTGGAGGCCGCAGTGCAGCGGGCCGGGTTCGACATCATTGAGACCGGCAACTACCCGGCGGACACGCCAGGCCGCTATTTGGTGGCGCGGCGGCGCTGA
- a CDS encoding phosphoribosyltransferase, which yields MFEDRISAGLQLAGHLAELPVKDPVVLALPRGGAPVALPIAQALQAPMDLLLVRKIGMPSNPELAAGALAEGSNPIFNNALLQIAGLRPEDFAAQVAQAREENAARRARYLRGRAPVELAGRTAIVVDDGIATGATFMAAHIWLMERGPASVILAVPVAPPEAVDELRPLVDTVICLLSPEEFRAVGVHYRDFTQTSDAEVMAALAAAPQAGAGKDRTWH from the coding sequence ATGTTCGAGGACCGGATATCCGCCGGGCTTCAGCTGGCCGGCCATTTGGCTGAACTGCCGGTGAAGGACCCTGTGGTGCTGGCGCTGCCGCGGGGCGGGGCGCCTGTTGCGCTGCCCATTGCGCAGGCCTTGCAGGCGCCGATGGACCTGCTTTTGGTGCGCAAAATCGGCATGCCGTCCAATCCGGAGCTGGCGGCCGGCGCGCTGGCGGAGGGCAGCAATCCCATTTTTAATAACGCATTGCTGCAGATTGCGGGCCTGAGGCCCGAGGATTTTGCAGCCCAGGTTGCGCAGGCGCGGGAGGAGAATGCCGCCCGCCGCGCCCGGTATCTGCGCGGGCGGGCGCCGGTGGAGCTGGCCGGGCGCACGGCGATCGTGGTGGATGACGGCATTGCCACCGGAGCGACCTTCATGGCGGCGCATATCTGGCTTATGGAACGCGGACCGGCCAGCGTTATTTTAGCCGTCCCTGTGGCGCCGCCGGAAGCGGTGGACGAATTGCGTCCGCTGGTGGATACTGTGATCTGCTTACTGAGTCCGGAGGAATTCCGGGCTGTCGGCGTGCACTACAGGGATTTTACGCAAACCAGCGACGCAGAGGTCATGGCTGCTTTGGCCGCGGCCCCGCAGGCTGGCGCAGGAAAGGACAGAACGTGGCATTGA
- a CDS encoding YtoQ family protein has protein sequence MALKVYLSGEIHTDWREQIIAGAKGLEVSFSAPVTDHGASDDCGVAVLGAEDNKYWHDHKGAMVNAIRTRKGIADADVVVVRFGDKYKQWNAAFDAGYAAALGKSVIVLSPPEHQHALKEVHAAALAVAEEPRQVVEILAYVLTGKLPA, from the coding sequence GTGGCATTGAAGGTTTATCTCTCAGGCGAGATTCACACCGACTGGCGGGAACAGATCATCGCAGGCGCAAAAGGGCTGGAGGTCAGTTTCAGCGCGCCGGTGACCGATCATGGTGCCAGCGATGATTGCGGTGTGGCGGTGCTGGGTGCCGAGGACAATAAATACTGGCATGACCACAAGGGTGCGATGGTCAACGCGATCCGTACCCGCAAAGGGATTGCCGACGCCGATGTGGTGGTTGTGCGCTTTGGCGACAAGTATAAACAGTGGAACGCGGCCTTTGATGCGGGCTATGCCGCAGCGCTTGGCAAGTCGGTCATTGTCCTTAGCCCGCCGGAGCATCAGCACGCATTGAAAGAGGTCCACGCAGCAGCGCTGGCGGTGGCTGAAGAACCGCGCCAGGTCGTTGAAATCCTCGCTTATGTGCTGACGGGCAAACTGCCTGCATGA
- a CDS encoding GNAT family N-acetyltransferase, translating into MTPPVLETDRLILRPHRVQDFADVAALWANPDTVRFIQPEAVTPEGAWAKLMFHHGHWQAMGFGVWVITERGSGRYLGETGFFVTPRQCDPLLGDAVEASWVLAPEAQGQGIAAEAVLRTHAWADTAGLWPETVCLLDPENTASQKLAAKTGYEFRQKVQYRGGMSLVMARKTGQPGTAA; encoded by the coding sequence ATGACACCCCCGGTTCTGGAGACGGACCGGCTGATCCTGCGCCCGCACCGGGTGCAGGATTTTGCCGATGTGGCTGCCCTGTGGGCAAACCCTGACACCGTACGCTTTATCCAGCCCGAAGCCGTGACCCCGGAGGGGGCCTGGGCCAAACTGATGTTTCATCACGGCCACTGGCAGGCGATGGGGTTTGGGGTCTGGGTGATCACAGAGCGCGGCAGCGGCCGGTATCTGGGCGAGACGGGGTTCTTCGTCACGCCGCGCCAGTGCGACCCGCTGTTGGGGGATGCGGTTGAGGCAAGCTGGGTGCTGGCGCCGGAAGCTCAGGGGCAGGGGATCGCGGCAGAGGCGGTGCTGCGGACCCATGCCTGGGCGGACACCGCAGGTCTTTGGCCGGAAACGGTTTGCCTGCTGGACCCGGAGAACACGGCGTCACAAAAACTGGCCGCGAAGACCGGGTATGAATTTCGCCAGAAGGTCCAGTACCGCGGCGGCATGTCGCTGGTGATGGCGCGCAAGACCGGGCAGCCTGGCACGGCAGCGTAA
- a CDS encoding mechanosensitive ion channel family protein yields MEQMIEQAGAYWPLLVSGAKALVVLILGWIAAGWISGAVRRRINKTPQIDPTLGNFAASVVRWVLLLVVLVAVLGIFGIEATSLVAMLGAATLAIGLALQGTLSDLAAGFMLILFRPYKIGQYVDIGGTSGTVKDLNLFITELATPDNVQIIVPNGQAWGAVITNFSHHDTRRVDMVFGIDYGDSADAAKAIILEQAAADARVMQDPEPWVRVTNLGDSSVDLTARVWCEAADYWEVKFALTQGVKEAFDAKGISIPYPHSVEIKKEG; encoded by the coding sequence ATGGAACAGATGATTGAACAGGCGGGGGCCTACTGGCCCCTGTTGGTGAGCGGCGCCAAAGCGCTGGTGGTGCTGATCCTCGGCTGGATCGCTGCCGGCTGGATCAGCGGCGCGGTGCGCCGCCGCATCAACAAGACCCCGCAGATCGACCCGACATTGGGAAATTTCGCCGCCAGCGTCGTGCGCTGGGTGCTGCTGCTTGTGGTGCTGGTCGCCGTCCTAGGCATCTTCGGCATCGAGGCCACCAGCCTGGTCGCCATGCTGGGTGCGGCGACCCTGGCGATCGGCCTGGCACTGCAGGGCACGCTCAGCGATCTGGCCGCCGGTTTCATGCTGATCCTGTTCCGCCCCTACAAGATCGGCCAGTATGTCGATATCGGCGGCACCTCCGGCACGGTGAAGGATCTGAATCTGTTCATCACAGAACTGGCCACGCCGGACAATGTGCAAATCATCGTCCCGAACGGCCAGGCCTGGGGCGCGGTCATCACCAATTTCTCGCATCACGACACCCGCCGCGTCGACATGGTGTTCGGCATCGACTACGGCGACAGCGCTGATGCTGCCAAGGCGATCATCCTCGAACAGGCCGCCGCCGACGCGCGGGTGATGCAAGATCCTGAACCTTGGGTGCGGGTGACCAATCTGGGGGACAGTTCCGTCGATCTGACGGCCCGTGTCTGGTGTGAAGCGGCGGATTACTGGGAAGTGAAATTTGCTCTGACACAGGGTGTGAAAGAGGCTTTCGACGCCAAGGGCATTTCTATTCCTTATCCGCATTCTGTGGAAATCAAGAAGGAGGGCTGA
- the ald gene encoding alanine dehydrogenase, producing the protein MKIGCPSEIKPQEFRVGMTPDAAREAVFHGHGVVIQKGAGLGAGFTDEDYVSAGAVILDTAEEIFATADMIVKVKEPQAVERKMLREGQLLFTYLHLAPDPEQTHDLLESGCTAIAYETVTDDRGGLPLLAPMSEVAGRLAPQVGAYTLQKANGGRGVLMGGVPGVAPAKVVVIGGGVVGTHAAKIAAGMGADVTILDRSLTRLKYLDDVFGRTFKNQYSTAGATAELVRDADMVIGAVLIPGAAAPKLVSRAQLGEMKPGAVLVDVAIDQGGCFETSKATTHADPIYEVDGIMHYCVANMPGAVARTSTQALGNATLPFMLNLANKGWRKACEDDPHLLNGLNVHAGQLTYYAVGEALGMDVLSPKLALKQ; encoded by the coding sequence ATGAAAATCGGCTGCCCCTCCGAGATTAAACCCCAGGAATTCCGTGTTGGCATGACCCCGGATGCTGCCCGCGAAGCGGTGTTCCACGGCCACGGCGTTGTGATCCAGAAAGGCGCCGGCCTGGGCGCCGGCTTCACCGACGAGGACTATGTCTCCGCCGGTGCGGTGATCCTCGACACCGCCGAGGAAATCTTTGCCACCGCCGACATGATCGTCAAGGTGAAGGAACCCCAGGCGGTTGAGCGCAAGATGCTGCGCGAAGGCCAGCTGCTGTTCACCTACCTGCACCTGGCCCCCGATCCGGAGCAGACCCACGACCTGCTCGAATCCGGTTGCACCGCGATTGCCTATGAAACCGTGACCGACGACCGCGGCGGCCTGCCGCTGCTGGCGCCGATGTCCGAAGTGGCCGGCCGTCTGGCCCCGCAAGTGGGCGCCTACACCCTGCAAAAGGCCAACGGCGGCCGCGGTGTGCTGATGGGCGGCGTGCCCGGCGTGGCCCCGGCCAAGGTTGTGGTGATCGGCGGCGGCGTCGTCGGAACCCACGCGGCCAAGATCGCAGCCGGCATGGGCGCGGATGTCACCATCCTGGACCGTTCGCTGACCCGCCTGAAGTACCTGGACGACGTGTTCGGCCGCACTTTCAAGAACCAGTACTCCACCGCCGGCGCCACCGCCGAACTGGTGCGCGACGCCGACATGGTGATCGGTGCGGTGCTGATCCCCGGTGCTGCGGCGCCGAAACTGGTGTCCCGTGCCCAGCTTGGCGAAATGAAGCCGGGTGCGGTGCTGGTGGACGTCGCCATCGACCAGGGCGGCTGCTTTGAGACCTCCAAGGCGACCACCCACGCCGATCCGATCTATGAGGTCGACGGCATCATGCACTACTGCGTGGCCAACATGCCGGGTGCCGTGGCGCGCACCTCGACCCAGGCACTGGGCAACGCGACCCTGCCCTTCATGCTGAACCTGGCCAACAAGGGCTGGCGCAAGGCCTGCGAGGACGACCCGCACCTGCTGAACGGCCTGAACGTTCATGCAGGCCAGCTGACCTATTACGCAGTTGGCGAAGCTCTGGGCATGGATGTGCTGTCGCCGAAGCTGGCGCTGAAGCAGTAA
- a CDS encoding Lrp/AsnC family transcriptional regulator, with translation MALDETDRRILSVLQKQGRISNADLSERVNLSASACHRRVQRLEADGYIRDYVALLDARKMNVPTTVFVEITLSGQADEVLDAFEKAVSRIPDVLECHLMAGTADYILKVVAENTEDFARIHRQHLARLPGVAQMQSSFALRTVFKTTALPV, from the coding sequence ATGGCTCTGGACGAAACAGATCGTCGCATTCTCTCGGTGCTGCAAAAGCAGGGCCGCATCTCCAACGCCGACCTGTCGGAGCGGGTGAACCTGTCAGCCTCGGCCTGCCACCGGCGGGTGCAGCGGCTGGAGGCTGACGGGTATATCCGTGATTATGTTGCGCTGCTGGATGCGCGCAAGATGAACGTGCCGACCACGGTGTTTGTCGAGATCACCCTGTCCGGCCAAGCGGATGAGGTGCTGGACGCGTTTGAAAAAGCGGTGTCGCGGATACCGGATGTGCTGGAATGCCACCTGATGGCGGGTACGGCGGATTACATCCTTAAGGTTGTGGCGGAAAACACCGAGGACTTCGCCCGCATCCACCGCCAGCATCTGGCGCGGCTGCCGGGGGTGGCGCAGATGCAATCGAGTTTTGCGCTGCGCACGGTGTTCAAGACCACGGCGCTGCCGGTTTAA